A DNA window from Fragaria vesca subsp. vesca linkage group LG3, FraVesHawaii_1.0, whole genome shotgun sequence contains the following coding sequences:
- the LOC101312995 gene encoding uncharacterized protein LOC101312995 produces the protein MGRIGKNVILFKVMELRSADPLLHIGVWVFLLQHSSPADESRRSPHFSSEMRVEKMAKGFIYQIPSLNVTQMLCNAAADLNDMIVSTLWKEGQFSLLNQQGTHHPIERDSLREQFVRLVEEFETMRAEVLDLTEFARSLQKTTETQIAMTQVIKELSDGQKLSDEQKQPKERHSWQETFMLSDLDQIDKLNNVSFC, from the exons ATGGGAAGAATTGGAAAGAATGTAATATTGTTTAAGGTCATGGAGTTGAG GAGTGCAGATCCACTTCTTCACATTGGCGTCTGGGTATTCTTGCTTCAACACAGCTCTCCTGCGGACGAGTCCCGCCGCTCTCCTCACTTTTCTAGTGAGATGCGTGTTGAAAAGATGGCAAAGGGCTTCATCTATCAAATCCCATCACTAAACGTTACACAAATGTTATGTAATGCAGCTGCCGATCTGAACGATATGATTGTATCCACTCTTTGGAAAGAGGGGCAGTTTTCTTTGCTAAATCAGCAGGGTACTCACCACCCCATTGAACGCGATTCTCTTCGTGAACAGTTTGTCCGACTGGTGGAGGAGTTTGAGACGATGCGCGCCGAGGTGCTTGACCTGACCGAGTTTGCTAGAAGCCTCCAGAAAACTACGGAGACTCAAATTGCCATGACCCAGGTGATAAAAGAGCTCTCAGATGGCCAGAAGCTCTCAGATGAGCAGAAGCAGCCAAAAGAGAGACATTCATGGCAGGAGACATTCATGCTCTCTGATCTTGATCAGATAGACAAGCTCAACAACGTATCGTTTTGTTAG